The stretch of DNA GTATTTATTCATGtctttttactatattttctttttttctttttacattaaTTTACTAATGTTTTTCGGAAATCATATTAGGTTGGACCTAACATTTTCTTGGATAAATGGAGATGGCCTCAAATAATCCTCATCCTACTCAGTTTCCTGTTACAGAGAAGTCGATATCCTTAGATATCAAggtctctctctcgctctccgaACTAACTTTTAGTATAATTGGActtaatatgtataatatatttaacgTAGTGTAACCTTGTATAACCTTGTATTTACAACTGATTGGCATGGCATGTACCTAACAGCACCAGATTTGGCATGATTCATTCATATATCATCATGATGTAGTTTTGTTTTTGACAACTTAATGGGTTTGACGAACATGTAACAGAGTGCATGGTTGTTTCTTGGTTTAAGTCATTGACGAAAACATGCTTGAAATGTTTATTTGCCATCTTAGTCTACCAGGCCATGTGGTTTAAGAGTATCATGCTAAAATAAGCAGTTATTGCGACCAATTAATTCTGGTGACATAGCAGACTGGTTACAGATTGTGTCTGTCAATGATATACACTCCAACTATAACTACTGCATGTGTTTGTTGAATAGCCTAAGTTCAttattatgcattttttttattagaagcTAGCATATTGTGTATTGCGGAATGTTCTCTCAGCTCGCTTGGCATTTCCTACTAAACCCTGTGCCTCCTTCGTCCTACTTTTTCGCTTCCTTCCCGTCTGAATTGCTGTTAGCATAACCATTCCGCTTCTTAGCAattttttctattcaaaatttttgcgTACTTCAGCCTGAATTGTTGTTACCTCCTTTCCCTATCATCAAACAAGGACAATGCATGCACCAATTTGAGCCTAGGGCTGTGGAGATGTTAGCGTGATGAAATTTATGTATAAACTTTTGTGCATGCAAGGTGACATGAGAATCTCTTCATAGCATTATGTGTTTGGCATTGTAGGGAACTAAGACGGACATCATAATCAGCAAGTATACAGATAGTTTTCTGGTGAGTTGCATCTCATACTCAGCTCTATAGCTTTTAATATGGACATGTTTACATGAAAATGTTCTTTCAGGTCATGGTGACTCAAATAGGATCTATGGGTACCATACTGCATGCTAGGTCTGTGTTTTCCTTTTTCCTGTATGCTGTTTCAACTATGCATTCACAGATTCTTTGATCACAACCTTTTATGTGCATGTGCATCTTCTATTTAGTCACTATGTTATCGACAGTTTGACACCGttcaaaaaaacatattttggACTTATCTTTGCTTAAATTGAGGTAGGATGgctgaaataaatttttatatttgaattctgATGCACTAAATGTAATACAGTGTATTTAGTTGATTGGTAGGATGGGCAGAACCTATAAAATAGGCATAATTATGGGCTTCTAAGCATGTCTCTATGGTTGAGGTGTCTTCATATGGAGATAACAACAAGCCTTTTAAACCTTCAAGATTTTGCTTGCCATTTCATTTTCTAGTTGGAATGGTATTTTACTACAAAAAGACATTTAAACTTACGGTTCACCATGGTCGTTGACTTATCAGCAATGGAATAGAAAGCAAATTGGCAAATCAATAGTTACTTAAGCACAAGTGTTTTAGTTTCAATAATGCTATAATTTAATAAGAGTTGAGAAAATTTCAGTGTCTAACACCGATGTGTtgatcaaatttataatattgatcaGGCCTTATTTTGTGAGGCCATAGCAAATTATTTTCCTCTTCTGTTTGACTATAATGCTGATTGAAGATTTAATTTTTCTGATGATAGGAAGGAGGAAGGTGTATCACTAGATCCAACTTTTAATGTTTCTGTGATATTTGGCAAGAGAGATGAGGCAAATACAACACATCTATTCTCTAGTTTGGTCTTTCTTTTCCTAATGGATATTGATCTTGAGTCTAAATTGTGATGGTTGCAGCCACTTTTAGTTGCATGTGCAAGGCAGATGATTGAACATATAAGGTATTTTTACCTCTCTCCGTGGTAGATAtggatatttgatattttgaaataagagCTTTCTATCAGTTGAACTTAGTCAATGAATTTGTTAGTTCAAGTTATGCTAATTTCTGGACTTCATGCTGTAAAGAAATCAGAAGTGCTGCTTTATAGGGgcctaaattttttacttttgtctCATACAATCAGATATTTTAGATAGTTCTAGATTATTTCAATTTTCTTATAATGgagttttgattttgatttccTTTCAGTCTGTTGAATGACTAATTCATAATCTGCAAATATTTTTGGCAAATTCACTCTGTTGTCGCTGCGTATTGTCAATAATTCCATCAGATTATGTCATGTCTATTGTCATCTGGGAAATAATTCTAAAGATTAGGTATATAAGAAACTGGATTGtgctagaatttaaattttatagaaattggTGAGTTATATTTTGTGGATTGTAATACCATACTTTCAATCTATATGTTGCAGCCACTGCAGTTCGTCGAGGGCATTGATTCTGTCTCTTGGTCTAAAAGATCACTCTCAGGTAACATATTGAAAAGACCTGGAGATGTTTAAATCTTTCATGGATTCTGTCTCGTGTTTTAACTTTGAATACAAGTCACCGATTTGAATTAGCATTTCACCTAGAATTAAAGTGCTCCTTACCTTTGATTACATAAGCCTCTTCATTTGATCaaaatttctttgtttttttcctccttttacTTTGATTAGGTTATTAAGCATTTGTTCTCACTGTGGTTTTTGGTTTCCACAGGAGATTTTAAAGGATATCATTTCTGCCGTTATTGAGAATCGCCTTTGGTGAATTTTAAAGGATATCATTTCTGCCGTTGTTCTTTCCGTTCCTTTTTAAcaacctttttcctttttatttattatcaatttttttttattagttgtaACTAATGCATTGACAAAATGCGCCTTAGCTTTTGTGGCATTAATTATTTACTTGCTCACTTATACCTTTTGGAGTTTGGTTATTCTTCCTTGTTAACAACTGATGTCCTAGTTATTTGTTccaattttagtattaaaagaaaaggcaatAATTGAGTTTCATCAGGATTATTCAAAGCTTATACTTATAAAACATTTCACAAACGGCTGACTTTACCAATTTTACATTAGTTCACTCCATCTTCATACAAAAGCCACACCTAGTAAATTAGTTCTAAGAAGCACTTACAGTTTTTCTGAATAAAACTGTAAGTGCCAACTGTTGAGACTTCAGTGCCAACTGTTGAGTTTATTGCAGGAGGCCCCAGATATGTTATCTTCACCTGCAGTGCCAACTGTTGCATAGCTTTTCAATGCCAATGTTTGCTACTATTCTGTGCACAGGGCATTTATTGGGAGGATATGTACATTGTGGGGGGGGTACTCAATTATTTTTGTCCCGATAATTATTGCCCAGCAGTTGTCAGGATTGTACTTGGGCGTAATCTTGCTGTTTTTCGTTCCATTGTTGATCTGTTACTAGGACAATTTCACCACCAGAAGATGAAGTGTCTGGCAAGTCCTTTCTTTTTCAGCACTCTCCTCTATATTATGCGCAGACAAACTATGGTTCAAGGAAAACTTGTGAAATGTTGAACAGTGAAGGAAACCATCTAATATGCTGAGACATATTAGTTCTGATATAGTATGAAACTGACAGAAGATTACTAATAGTTTCTCCTCGGCTCCTTCCCAGCCGCGCGTTTGAAGTCTTTGGCTGTATGTGCGCGCGGTGAGCTCCACCTCACATGTCAGCCTACTTAATAACCGCATAGGATAAGCAAGAAGAATGATTGGGTGGGTCATAGGTGGGTGGATAGAATGgcacaaccaaacaaattaaagCAAGTGGGAAAGCCATAAAAGGAATTacaagtaaagaaaaataattaacagAAATTATTACCATGGATGCTCATTGCTGGGCGGCTCCACTGTCCCATTCTTCCTCCCTTCCTCATTCTCCAGCAATTACGGGAATAGTACGTTCCTGCAGCAGTACAAGtactctccatcttcttccccCGTGGAAGAAGGCGGTCGCGTCGTCACCCATCCACCGC from Ananas comosus cultivar F153 linkage group 18, ASM154086v1, whole genome shotgun sequence encodes:
- the LOC109724379 gene encoding uncharacterized protein LOC109724379 isoform X3 → MEMASNNPHPTQFPVTEKSISLDIKGTKTDIIISKYTDSFLVMVTQIGSMGTILHARKEEGVSLDPTFNVSVIFGKRDEPLLVACARQMIEHISHCSSSRALILSLGLKDHSQDNFTTRR
- the LOC109724379 gene encoding uncharacterized protein LOC109724379 isoform X2, encoding MEMASNNPHPTQFPVTEKSISLDIKGTKTDIIISKYTDSFLVMVTQIGSMGTILHARKEEGVSLDPTFNVSVIFGKRDEPLLVACARQMIEHISHCSSSRALILSLGLKDHSQEILKDIISAVIENRLW